Within the Photobacterium swingsii genome, the region TTGCATCATAAGGCAATCGAAGCATTAAGAAATCAAGCTTTTCCAGACAGCCAAGTAAGTCGTTCTTACTTTAAGCAGTTACCTCATATGCGTGCCCTTCATTTTCAAGGTGAACAGTTGGTTGGCTATCTTGGACTGGATTATCGCGTTGTTAGCGTCGGTGGGGAAATACATAAGGTTCTGGGCGTAATCGACTTCTGTGTTGATGAACGTTATCGAGGGCAAGGTATTGGCTCTTTCATGTTGTCAGAAGTATCGTCATTTGCCGAAACTAAAGACGTTGATTTCATAATCCTCATATCTGAGTTACATGATTTCTACTCATCAAATGGCTTTAACAAAGTTCAGTGTATGCAGTCTTGGTTAAGGCTTCACGAGCACACCAACTTTGGAGTTGCTGTAGAGCATCTTGATGAACTGTATGTGAAACCACTCAGAGATAAGCAGTGGGGTGTTGGACATTTTGATTGGCTAGGTTATATGTACTAGTCAACCACAGGGCAACAAAGCATTTAAGAGCGATTCGCAACGCTTGGCAGTTTCACTTCGCTCAAGTATAGCCAAGCGTCGCTCACACCTTAATGCGGCGTTAACCGTCTCGAATAATTACAGGTTAAAATTATGAATATCTGTTACCTAACAGGTGAAAAAATTAATGAGTCAAATAAATCACTCGAACATATCATACCGAATGCGTTGGGAGGGGTTCTTACGCATAGGTATGTATTAACACATGATTCAAATCAGAAATTAAATATTGATATTGACGAAGAGTTTAATTCAATATTTGAAAGTGCTCATCAAAGGCTTGCATTAAAAAAAGATAGAGGAAAGCTAGGAGGAATTAAAGCTTTTCACCGTGATTTTGGAAAAGATATTATTGTTAGGAACGGTAAGTGTTACCCAATAGAACCTTTTTTTGATTCAAAGACTAATGCCGTATATGCCAAGGATAATAAAACGGGGGTGAACTTTTCTAAATACATTGCAAAAAAAGAGAATTTAGATGCAGGCCTTATCAAGGTTGTAACTGATATGACTGGTCAGTTTGAAGTTAAGTTTGGTTTTGACAATTCTCTTTTTAAGAAAGGATTAGCAAAGATTGCGGCTGGTTTTGCGACATATTGCGGGGTGTCTCGTGATAATCTGTGTGGAATTATTGATTTAAAAAATAATAAATTTAAAGATGACATTTTAATTGCACCTTATTTGCCTACAACTAATGAAGAGAGTTATTTTGAAGAAAATGTACATAATAGTAACTACTACGCAATACACTCATTAGTTCTTTCTGGTAACTCGAAAGATAAATTGCTTTATTGTTACGTTGAACTATTTAGTACGTATCAATTCTTTATAATTCTAAATGAAAATTATGAGGGTGATGATATTTATGAAAAGTATTTTCACTCATTAAGTGAAAACGCTTTATTTGACTACTCTGCTTACAAAAACAGCATTCCTAATGCGGATGGACTTTCAAAACTATTACCAGATGAATATAGGAAATATCCTAAATATTACATTCAATCAATGAGTAATAATTTGGTGTCTGATCTTGATTTAGTAAGGGCATATGCACATTTTAAAATGAATACTCTATATTCTTATATTAATTACATTAACATTAAAGCCAAGTTGAATTATTAGTTCGTGGCAGAAACGGTTAACAAACTGTTTAAGAGTGATTCGCAACGCTTGGCATTTTTGCTATGCGTTGCGTTTTGTGTTTAAGGTGGTATGCAGAGGCTTCGGTATTGCGTTGCTCACACCTTAACAGGGCGTTAAATTACAAAGAGGTCTCTGTGGTAAATAATCCAAAAGTATTTATTTCTTACTCTCATGATAATGAAGAACATAAGGATTGGGTATATAAACTAGCAACAGACTTAATGGCTAAAGGTATAGATACTATTCTGGATCAATGGGATTTAGAGTTAGGAGCCAATTTACCTAAGTTCATGGAAAATGGTTTGCATGATTCAGATAGAGTGCTAGTTGTTTGTACTGATAATTATAACTCAAAATCTAATAACAGTCTTGGTGGTGTTGGTTTTGAAAATACAATTCTGACAACAGAGTTAATGTATAATCAACAAACGACAAAGTTTATCCCAATTATTAGGTCCGTATCTTCGCAACAGAAGACACCTAGATGTTTAGCATCTAGGCTTTATATTGATTTTTCTAATGATGAATATATTGATGATTCATTCAATCAACTTGTTCATGAGATCTATGGTCTAAAGTTAAGGCCAAAACCAAAGTTGGGGAAAAATCCATTTCAGAGACCAGCTAGCAATTTACCTTCGATGAATGAAAAAAGTACTCCTTTCTTTCACTCTAGATTTTCATCAGCATTCCCTGGCTTACGCAGTATTGAATGGTTTGAAGGAGAAAATGCAATTGAAAGATTAAAAATTTTATTAAAACAACCACTAAAATTTGAGGACGGAACTCCAATTTGGTGGTGGGGGCATGGTGATAATCACATTTCAGATTTCAAAGCTGTAGAAGATAATATTGCTTTGATGAATAGGGATGAATTAAAAATAAACAAAATTGCAGCAGTTAATTGTGGTTCCTATTATCAATCGTTTGTGTATGTTGAAACATATGCAATGGAACCTACTGGTTTGTATGAAGTAAGTGAGGATACAAGAGATCCAGATGACATAGATTACCGCTCAGAGGAGTATGCAATATTTGGTGAGCACTTAATAAATAGAAGTGAATATGATGACGGTGCAGCAGTAATCGATGGTAAACCTGTAGATACTGCTGGTCAGGCAGAACTACGAGTTCGGTATATTACGCCTTATAATTTTATAATCGCACCGCATGGGTCTCCTATAAATAACCCTGCTTATGATCAACGACGCAGGAGTATTCTAAAAGAAATTATATCAGGAAGATCAAGTGTTGATGTGTTAGCTGATGAGTTATTAAAACTTCCAAGAACACGAGAGTAATTGTAATTTAACAATGCAATCAAGGTGATGCCTTACATTCGGCATTTTTGGTTTGAAGTGTATTTGGTTTAGTAAGTTCAGCGTTGGCGCACCTTATGCCAAGGCGTTATGTTTCTCGGAGTATGAATGTCTAGGCATAAAAAGTTCTTGAGTTTGCTCGACCTGAGTTTTTGACTGATCTTCAAGTAAGCCGCTTACAAGATCAGGGTTTATTGGCAGTATGGATGTAAGTAGAGACTGATGAAGGGCATAAATCAGTAGAACTCTCAGGCTTTGACGAATTGGCAGAAGTAGTTAGTTATTTGTTGTTAGCAGATCATGTCCTTACCTCTGAAGCGGTAGGTATTGGCAAAGAGTTTGGAACGATAAGAATTAGGTGTAGGGTGGATGACTGTTACTCCTAATTTTGGTGTGACACGGCAACCGTATAACAATGCAGTCAAATTGATCTACTGTACTTGGCGGTTTTGTATAAATTGAGTGTTGTGTTAGCTGTGGTTAATTCTTATACATACGTAGTTACGTTCGCTTGTCTCAGTTTTTATATGTTCTTGAGAGTTTTATGGAAATAGCAAAATTATTACATACTGGTTTTTCAACAGCGGATGCAGAGTATCCAGAAATACACCAAGTCGAAGGTGATGTTGTACTTAGATTTAAAGACTGGCAAGAAACAATTGTAGAAGTCTTTTTCGCTGATCCCGTAGCAATGAAATGGCAAATGGCTGAGTCTCTTCTTGAGGGTGAGCGTTATGATTCCTGTTACGTGATAGAGAACTCTGAATGGTTAAAGCTGCATATAGCTCAGGATGAAATATCCGAGGCAGAATGTTACAAGCACTATAAGTTTAATTTTAATGAGCTTGGACAGTTTGAAATTTTAGCTCTTAGTTACACAGTGAAAACATAACAAAGCCATCAAAACGACAATCAACGCTCGGCATTCTGGGTCTGAATATGCTTTAG harbors:
- a CDS encoding GNAT family N-acetyltransferase — translated: MEIVQEIDVSELHHKAIEALRNQAFPDSQVSRSYFKQLPHMRALHFQGEQLVGYLGLDYRVVSVGGEIHKVLGVIDFCVDERYRGQGIGSFMLSEVSSFAETKDVDFIILISELHDFYSSNGFNKVQCMQSWLRLHEHTNFGVAVEHLDELYVKPLRDKQWGVGHFDWLGYMY
- a CDS encoding toll/interleukin-1 receptor domain-containing protein; this translates as MVNNPKVFISYSHDNEEHKDWVYKLATDLMAKGIDTILDQWDLELGANLPKFMENGLHDSDRVLVVCTDNYNSKSNNSLGGVGFENTILTTELMYNQQTTKFIPIIRSVSSQQKTPRCLASRLYIDFSNDEYIDDSFNQLVHEIYGLKLRPKPKLGKNPFQRPASNLPSMNEKSTPFFHSRFSSAFPGLRSIEWFEGENAIERLKILLKQPLKFEDGTPIWWWGHGDNHISDFKAVEDNIALMNRDELKINKIAAVNCGSYYQSFVYVETYAMEPTGLYEVSEDTRDPDDIDYRSEEYAIFGEHLINRSEYDDGAAVIDGKPVDTAGQAELRVRYITPYNFIIAPHGSPINNPAYDQRRRSILKEIISGRSSVDVLADELLKLPRTRE